Part of the Panicum virgatum strain AP13 chromosome 4N, P.virgatum_v5, whole genome shotgun sequence genome is shown below.
tgatgctcattaaaacgcACTACAACCACCgcggaagacgcaacgtctctgcagccGGCTCCTCGCAGAATGTGAAAGTGCCGATTCATCTTCCATTTtttctatttaatctcaccctgaATCGACTCCTTTCACCACAAACTCGTCTTCCTCCCTCAGCCAAACAGCACAGAGCACCCAAACCTcctgtagccatggcgatctcctcctcctctggctccaatTCCATCGGCTCCCCTCTTTCCCCCTCTTCCTCGAGTTCCTCCGTCTCCTCCCTCGACCCCATCtccgagagccgagagccgacgccAGAATACAACCCGACGGCGGTGCacgaggcgctcgctcctctgcattgggatgcagaggagttcgacttcggggtcgtctctGAAGACGACGAACCCAATACTAACGGCgaggacctccggctcctgttccaggaagagctggaggagagTAGCGACGACCACTTCTCCTGGGACAGAgtcgattcctcctcggaagaggaaatCGACTCCTTCTCTGACGAAGATGACCCGATGGCCGGAAGCGCCTTCCGATTCCTCGGCTCCTCTGAGGAGGACAGCAAGGAGGAAAgcaac
Proteins encoded:
- the LOC120669150 gene encoding transcription initiation factor TFIID subunit 11-like, with the translated sequence MAISSSSGSNSIGSPLSPSSSSSSVSSLDPISESREPTPEYNPTAEELEESSDDHFSWDRVDSSSEEEIDSFSDEDDPMAGSAFRFLGSSEEDSKEESNGGGGWSSDDEASDGSSADKSGGGDDDGDDSDGGNVTARSPKRRRHLGTYRW